Genomic DNA from Streptomyces sp. PCS3-D2:
GGGACGTTCAGCGCGAGCGCGTCCTCGCGGACCAGTTGGTCGAGTTTGCTGTGCCCGTCGAGAAGGTGCAGCCCGGCCCGTTTCACCGCTTCGCTCGACGCGCGCGTCTGGGCGAGTCGGCCCGCCGGGATCTCCCACAGTCCGGCCTGCCTGACCTTCGTGAGGAAGGTCTTGTCCAGGTCGGTGAGGGCGCCGGTATCGGCCACGTCCGTTACCGGGCCCGTAGCCGCCGCGGGGAGTTCGCCGGACACCACCTCCACCCGCGAGTCGTTGCGCTGGGAAAGCCACACGCTGGTGGTGGCGATGGCGGCGACGAGAACGACGACCACGGCGGTCAGACGCCCGCGGCCCCGGTTTCGACGGAATGAGCGCCGGTTGCCGGCGTGAGATTTCATCATGCCTCCTCAGGTGCCCGTCGGTCCGATGTGCTGTGGTGGCACCCGATCCCGCCGAGGCCCTGGCCACGCTAACCTTTGCCCTGGGCAAACGATTCGATTCAGCAATGATGCTCAAAAGCCCGGGACCTGCAGCAGCGGTCGGATATGCTCCCCGCCCTTCGGGCCGGTTCGGCACGCGGCCGGTCCGGGCGGGTGATCCGCCCCCGCCCGCGGAGGCGGACGCCAGGGGACCTCCGCACCCGGCGGCCGCGCTGCCCATCCGATTCCCCTCGGGATAATTGGGTAAAAAGGATAAAAGCTGTCATTTCATCGCCCTCCGCCGGGCGGGAGGTGTGCGCCATGGATCCCTGGCTGGTCTGGCTGATCACCGCGGTGGTCCTGTGCGCGGCGGAGATCTTCACCCTGACCGCCTCCCTTGCCCTGCTCGGCGGCGCGGCGCTGATCACGGCCGGCTTCGCCGCGCTCGGGCTCCCGCTTCCCTGGCAGTTCCTCCTCTTCGCGGCGGTGTCGACCGCCGGCCTGGTCTTCGTGCGCCCGGCGGCACTCCGCCGCCTCTCCCCGCGGGCCGAAGAACGTTTCGGCGTGGACGCCCTCGTCGGTGGCGCCGCCTACGTCACCTCGGAGGTTTCGAAGCTGGGCGGACGGGTCCGTGTCGGCGGCGAGGAGTGGACCGCGCGCTCCTACGACGAGACGCTCGTGATACCGCCCGGCACGACCGTGGACATCCTCGAGATCAAGGGCACCATCGCACTCGTCTACCCACGGGAGTGAAGCATGGAGATCTCTGCGTTCCCCGTAGTCGGCCTGCTGGTGGCCCTGCTGGCGGTGTTCACCGTGGTCCGGGCGGTGCGGATCGTCCCGCAGGCCCGCGCGCGCAACGTCGAACGGCTGGGCCGCTATCACCGGACCCTGAAGCCCGGGCTCAACGTCGTCATCCCCTACATCGACCGCGTGTATCCCGTGATCGACCTCCGCGAGCAGGTCGTCTCCTTCCAACCACAGCCCGTGATCACGGAGGACAACCTCGTCGTCGAGATCGACACCGTCCTGTACTTCCAGGTCACCGATCCGCGCGCGGCGGCCTACGAGATCGCCAACTTCTTGCAGGCCGTGGAGCAGCTGACGGTCACCACCCTGCGCAATGTCGTCGGATCCATGGACCTGGAGAAGACCCTGACCTCGCGGGACACGATCAACAGCCAGCTGCGCGGGGTGCTCGACGAGGCCACCGGCAAATGGGGGCTCAGGGTCAACCGGGTGGAGATCAAGGCGATCGACCCGCCGCAGTCCATCAAGGACGCGATGGAGAAGCAGATGCGGGCCGAGCGGGACAAGCGGGCCGCCATCCTCGGGGCCGAGGGGCAGCGCCAGTCCCAGATCCTGACCGCGGAGGGCGACAAGCAGTCCGCCGTCCTGCGCGCCGAAGGCAACCGGACCGCCGAGATCCTCCGGGCGGAGGGCCAGTCCCGGGCCATCGACGAGGTGTTCCAGGCCGTCCACCGCAACGACCCCGACCCCAAGCTGCTCGCCTACCAGTACCTCCAGATGCTGCCGCAGCTCGCGCAGGGCCCGGGAAGTACCTTCTGGGTGATCCCCGGCGAGGTCACGTCCGCCCTCCAGAACGTCACCCGTGCCTTCAGCGAAGTCCTCCCCCAGTCGACCGCCACCCGCGAGGCGTCATCCGACGGACTCGCCGTCCAGGCGGCCAACGACGCGGCGAAGGCCGCGGAAGCCGCCGCCGAAGCCCTCGCCGACGCCGCGGAGGCGGACAGCGAGGCAGGCAGCGTGCTCGCGGCACGGCCCCGGGCCGTCGAGCAGGGCGGCGACGCAGCCCCGCTGTCCGGTTCTCCGGACTGACTCCCCTGCCCGGACCAATCCGGGCGGCTGCGGGGCGGGCACCGGCGGAAAGGGCTCCTCCCCGCCGCGCCGCGGCCCTGTCCGTCAGCCGCGCTCCGGTACGTAGGCTCCCGCCTCGCGCTGGTAGATGTCCGGGATGCCATCGGCGTCGGCGTCGATGTTCTCCTCCTCGCACAGGCGCCGGTACAGGGCGTTGCGCCGGCGCAGGAGGACGGTCGCGATCAGGGCCGCGGCGACGGACGCGATCAGGACCGCCGCCTTGACCTGCTCCCCGACGCCTGCGCCGGGGAAGGCGAGTTCGCTGATGAGGAGGGCGACGGTGAAACCGATTCCGGCCAGGACGGACAGGCCCAGGACGTCGGCCCAGGCGAGGTCCGGGTTCAGTTCGGCCTTGGTGAAGCGGGCGGCCAGGTAGGTGCCCAGGAAGATGCCGAGGACCTTGCCCACGACCAGGCCGATGACGACACCGAGCGGTTCGGGGGTGGTGAACACCGCCGCCAGCGCCGGGCCGGAGACGGTGACGCCGGCCGCGAAGAGGGCGAACAGCGGCACCGCGACCCCGGCGGAGAAGGGGTGCATGAGGTGCGAGACCCTGGCGGCCGGAGAGGCCTCCTCGCCCTTGTCGCGCGTGGTGCGCAGGATCAGGCCCATGGCGACGCCCGCGACGGTGGCGTGCACGCCCGCGTTGTACATCAGGACCCAGATGGCGATGCCGAGGGGGACGTACCACCACCAGCCGCGCACGCGGAAACGCTGGAGGGCGTAGAAGATCACGAGTCCGGCGAGCGCACCGCCGAGCGCCCAGAAGTTCATGTCGGACGTGAAGAAGACGGCGATGATGAAGATCGCGCCGAGGTCGTCGACCACGGCGAGCGTGAGCAGGAAGGCGCGCAGAGCCGCCGGCAGGTGGGTGGAGATGACGGCGAGGACGGCGAGGGCGAAGGCGATGTCGGTGGCCATGGGCACGGCCCAGCCGTCCATGCTGCCGCCGCCCGCCCAGGCCGTCGCGGCGTAGAGCACGGCGGGTACGGCCATGCCGCAGACCGCGGCGATCACGGGCAGGGCCGCCGTGGCGGGGGTACGCAGCTCACCCAGGACGAGTTCTCGTTTGAGTTCGATGCCGGCCACGAGGAAGAAGACCGCGAGGAGTGCGTCGGCGGTCCAGTGTCCGACGGAGAGGTCCAGGCCGAGCGCGGGTATGCCGAAGTGGAAGTCGCGTATCGCCTCGTACGCACCGCTCCACGGCGTGTTGGCCCACACGAGGGCGACGACGGCGGCGGCCAGCAGGACCAGTCCGCCCACGGTCTCGGTCCGAAGGGCCGAGGCGATCGCCTGCCGCTCCGGCCAGGGCACGAGTCCGAACACGATACGCGGGCGCGGGCTGCTCATGATGATTACCTTCCGGGGCGTCGGCTGAGAACGGGCACACGGCCCCTATCGCCGACCAGACTTCCCGGCACACCCCGCGTCCTTCATCCGTACGGATGGGTGCATTGACGCGTTCTTTACACCCTATCGGCGATTCCGCGAACCCGCCAGAGGGGTTCCCACCTGCTGAAACACCAAAAAGCGGGGGCCGTCCACACCAGGCGCAAGGTGTGGACGGCCCCCGCGGGAACCGGGCCGCCGGGGCGACGGTCAGACGGTGGTCTTCACCGGTTCCTGGTCGTCGTCCCCGTCCTCTGCGGTGTCCTGGCCGGCGTCGCGGCGGCGGACGTAGTCAAGGAAGGAGCTCAGCTCCCGCTTGACGACGGGGGCCAGCAGGTACAGGCCGATGATGTTGATGACGGCGAGCATGAACAGCACCGCGTCGGCCATGTCGATCAGGGTCTGCAGGGTCAGCAGGGAGCCGGCGACAGCGAACAGGGTGTAGAAGACCTTGAAGGTCAGCTCACTGGTGCGGCTGCGACCGAAGAGGTGCGTCCAGGCCTTCATGCAGTAGTAGCCCCAGGTCAGCACGGTGGAGATGGCGAAGAGCATCACCGCGATGGTGAGGATGTAGGGGAACCACGGCATGACGGTGCCGAAGGCGTCGGAGGTGATCGTCACGCCGCCGATGGACTCGCCCTTGCGCGCCTCGCCCCAGCTGGCCGGGTTGGCGATCACGATCGTCAGCGCGGTCATGGTGCAGATGACCACGGTGTCGATGAACGGCTCCAGCAGGGCGACGAGGCCCTCGCTGGCGGGGTGCTTGGTCTTGACGGCGGAGTGCGCGATCGGGGCGGAGCCGAGGCCCGCCTCGTTGGAGAACGCGGCCCGCTTGAAGCCGATGATCAGCGCGCCGAGGACACCGCCGGCGACGCCCTCGGGGTTGAAGGCGCCCTCGATGATCGTGGAGATCGCGGCGGGAACCTCGGTGACGTTGACGCCGATGACGACCAGGCAGGCGACGATGTAGATGCCGGCCATCGCCGGGACCAGCTTGCTGGTGACCGAGGCGATGGAGCGGATGCCGCCGAGGAGGACGATGCCGACGATCGCGGCGATGAGGATGCCGAAGAACAGGGCGCCGGCGGAGGAGCCCATCATGCCGCTCTCGCCGCCGGTGACGGAGACGATCTGGGCGTAGGACTGGTTGACCTGGAAGAGGTTGCCGCCGAAGAGGCCGAAGAAGAGGATCATCGCGGAGGCGAGGACCGCCAGGACCTTGCCGAGGGTCTTGCCGCGGGCGCCGAAGCGCTCCGTCAGGCCCTTGGGCAGGTAGTGCATCGGGCCGCCGGAGACGGTGCCGTCGGGGTGCACCTCGCGGTACTTCACACCGAGCGTGACCTCGACGAACTTCGTCGCCATGCCCAGGAGGCCGCAGAGGATCATCCAGAAGGTCGCACCGGGACCACCGATGGACACGGCGACGGCGACACCGGCGATGTTGCCGAGGCCCACCGTGCCGGAGACGGCCGCCGTCAGCGCCTGGAAGTGGTTGACCTCGCCGGTCGAACCCTTCTCGTCGTACTTGCCGCGCACCACGTCCACCGCGAGGCGGAACTTGCGTATCTGGACCAGCCCGAACCAGCCGGAGAAGACCAGGCCGGCCACGACGAGCCAGGCGACGATCAGCGGAAGCTGGGTCCCTCCCACAGGGACGGAGTAGAAGACGATGTCCCCGAGCCATTTGGCGATGGGCTCGAAGAAGCCGCTGACGGCGTCGTCTACGGCGTTGGTGATGGTGTCGAGTGACATCTGGCTTTACCTCGATGCGCAGAACCGGCGCAGTGCGGTGCGTCGGTGTGAGTGCGGGCTTTGAGCGAACGCCGCCGTCCGGGCGGCGACCCTGGGCGTCTCGGTCCGCGGACGTGGACCAAGGCCTCCCAGGCCGTGCAGAGCCGGTGCGTGCCGGCACTCCGTTGTCCGGTGAGGGGTGGGCCGAAAACGGAGTTGCGCATTCTTAGCACGGCCTTTATCGATTACTTAGTGACGTGGATCACTCCTCCGGGCCCGCACCCCGGAATCCCAAGGGCCGGTGATGCGATCGTTATCCGGATTTGAGGTTCCGATGAGCGAACTGCCCTGTCCGGTCTGTTGCGGTTCGGCCAGCCGGACCGGCGGGCGAACGGACCATGGCGGGCAGGAGGAAGTCCAGTGAACTGGCTGGTCAACACCGTCGGAGCGGCCTGTGTGCTGTTGGTCCTGAGGGACGTCTTCCACACGCTGTGGCATCCGACGGGCCACGGCGGCCTGAGCAGGCTCGTCATGACGGGCCTGTGGCGGCTCTCCGCCGCAACGGCACCGCGCCGCCGCGCGGCCGGACTGGTGGGACCGATCGCGATGGTGGTCGTCGTGGTGATGTGGGCATTGATCGTGGTCGTGGGGTGGGCGCTGATCTACTGGCCGCACATGCCGGAGGCCTTCGCCTACGCACCCGGGCTGATCCCCGCCGAGCACGCGTCCTTCACGGACGCGCTGTACATCTCCCTGGTCAACATCTCCACGCTCGGCCTGGGGGACATCGCACCCGCCGAGGGGTGGCTGCGCATCGTCGCCCCGCTGGAGGCCGTCGTGGGCTTCGCCCTGCTGACCGCGACG
This window encodes:
- the nhaA gene encoding Na+/H+ antiporter NhaA, producing MSSPRPRIVFGLVPWPERQAIASALRTETVGGLVLLAAAVVALVWANTPWSGAYEAIRDFHFGIPALGLDLSVGHWTADALLAVFFLVAGIELKRELVLGELRTPATAALPVIAAVCGMAVPAVLYAATAWAGGGSMDGWAVPMATDIAFALAVLAVISTHLPAALRAFLLTLAVVDDLGAIFIIAVFFTSDMNFWALGGALAGLVIFYALQRFRVRGWWWYVPLGIAIWVLMYNAGVHATVAGVAMGLILRTTRDKGEEASPAARVSHLMHPFSAGVAVPLFALFAAGVTVSGPALAAVFTTPEPLGVVIGLVVGKVLGIFLGTYLAARFTKAELNPDLAWADVLGLSVLAGIGFTVALLISELAFPGAGVGEQVKAAVLIASVAAALIATVLLRRRNALYRRLCEEENIDADADGIPDIYQREAGAYVPERG
- a CDS encoding NfeD family protein — its product is MDPWLVWLITAVVLCAAEIFTLTASLALLGGAALITAGFAALGLPLPWQFLLFAAVSTAGLVFVRPAALRRLSPRAEERFGVDALVGGAAYVTSEVSKLGGRVRVGGEEWTARSYDETLVIPPGTTVDILEIKGTIALVYPRE
- a CDS encoding potassium channel family protein — protein: MNWLVNTVGAACVLLVLRDVFHTLWHPTGHGGLSRLVMTGLWRLSAATAPRRRAAGLVGPIAMVVVVVMWALIVVVGWALIYWPHMPEAFAYAPGLIPAEHASFTDALYISLVNISTLGLGDIAPAEGWLRIVAPLEAVVGFALLTATVSWTLGIYPALARRRALALRLSHLARTHPAAEQIDTDSGAAILDSLAAGISVLSVDFMQYAESYYFHDGDDRTSLACHLGYVCDLADRAAGARHADVRLSAAVLNAALEDLAAILDQRFLRTHGTPRQIFRAFADDHGRRSGT
- a CDS encoding DUF4142 domain-containing protein, yielding MMKSHAGNRRSFRRNRGRGRLTAVVVVLVAAIATTSVWLSQRNDSRVEVVSGELPAAATGPVTDVADTGALTDLDKTFLTKVRQAGLWEIPAGRLAQTRASSEAVKRAGLHLLDGHSKLDQLVREDALALNVPIPDQATAEQQGWVDQLKRAQGPAFDRLFVDLLRASHGKVFITIGEVRASTKSPTVRRLSTQANITVQDHMDVLEDTGLVTDATLDDVASSIPK
- a CDS encoding sodium:alanine symporter family protein, which codes for MSLDTITNAVDDAVSGFFEPIAKWLGDIVFYSVPVGGTQLPLIVAWLVVAGLVFSGWFGLVQIRKFRLAVDVVRGKYDEKGSTGEVNHFQALTAAVSGTVGLGNIAGVAVAVSIGGPGATFWMILCGLLGMATKFVEVTLGVKYREVHPDGTVSGGPMHYLPKGLTERFGARGKTLGKVLAVLASAMILFFGLFGGNLFQVNQSYAQIVSVTGGESGMMGSSAGALFFGILIAAIVGIVLLGGIRSIASVTSKLVPAMAGIYIVACLVVIGVNVTEVPAAISTIIEGAFNPEGVAGGVLGALIIGFKRAAFSNEAGLGSAPIAHSAVKTKHPASEGLVALLEPFIDTVVICTMTALTIVIANPASWGEARKGESIGGVTITSDAFGTVMPWFPYILTIAVMLFAISTVLTWGYYCMKAWTHLFGRSRTSELTFKVFYTLFAVAGSLLTLQTLIDMADAVLFMLAVINIIGLYLLAPVVKRELSSFLDYVRRRDAGQDTAEDGDDDQEPVKTTV
- a CDS encoding SPFH domain-containing protein; the encoded protein is MEISAFPVVGLLVALLAVFTVVRAVRIVPQARARNVERLGRYHRTLKPGLNVVIPYIDRVYPVIDLREQVVSFQPQPVITEDNLVVEIDTVLYFQVTDPRAAAYEIANFLQAVEQLTVTTLRNVVGSMDLEKTLTSRDTINSQLRGVLDEATGKWGLRVNRVEIKAIDPPQSIKDAMEKQMRAERDKRAAILGAEGQRQSQILTAEGDKQSAVLRAEGNRTAEILRAEGQSRAIDEVFQAVHRNDPDPKLLAYQYLQMLPQLAQGPGSTFWVIPGEVTSALQNVTRAFSEVLPQSTATREASSDGLAVQAANDAAKAAEAAAEALADAAEADSEAGSVLAARPRAVEQGGDAAPLSGSPD